A region of Granulicella aggregans DNA encodes the following proteins:
- a CDS encoding ATP-binding protein: protein MKISECSSGGRPAGWRMQDGSLWFATLKGVASVLPGSHLERRIEPVAAIEQVAIDDQLVEDGADGASGAALVVPAGRERITIHYAAPSFQAPQKLIFRYMLRGFDHEWVTAGSRRTAYYTNVPAGRYEFLVSASNGDGVWSEFSATIVIVVKPRFYRTWWFYLLLALVVACATYGVYWLRVRSVEASYQAVMGERNRIAREIHDTLAQGYVGVSLQLEMVGRMLKSSRSWPTEPGPIEGLVESTKEMVRSSLEEARRSIWNLRSAQSDAEAETLPARLAATVRGKQEGSAAAIQLTVTGTFRPLERSVEDEMLRIGQEAVSNAVRHASATAVEVLLKYDTGWLRLKVSDDGKGFLPIASTPQGHYGLQGMKERAAAIGAKLRIESSPGSGTSIEASLAISGANTANKRVEQG, encoded by the coding sequence ATGAAGATCAGCGAGTGCAGCAGCGGCGGACGTCCGGCGGGATGGAGGATGCAGGATGGCAGCCTGTGGTTTGCGACGCTGAAGGGGGTGGCGTCCGTCCTGCCGGGGTCACATCTTGAGCGCAGGATAGAACCTGTTGCGGCGATTGAGCAGGTGGCGATCGACGACCAGCTGGTGGAGGATGGGGCTGATGGCGCGTCGGGCGCAGCGCTTGTGGTGCCTGCCGGACGCGAACGGATCACGATTCACTATGCGGCGCCAAGCTTTCAGGCTCCGCAGAAGTTGATCTTCCGGTACATGCTGAGGGGATTCGACCACGAGTGGGTGACGGCTGGCTCGCGGCGCACCGCTTACTACACGAATGTTCCGGCAGGTAGGTACGAGTTCCTGGTGTCGGCTTCGAATGGCGACGGGGTTTGGAGCGAATTTTCAGCCACAATAGTCATCGTGGTGAAGCCGAGGTTCTACCGGACTTGGTGGTTCTATCTGCTGCTGGCTTTGGTAGTCGCTTGCGCGACGTATGGTGTCTACTGGCTACGGGTGCGGTCGGTGGAGGCGAGCTACCAGGCTGTAATGGGTGAGCGCAACCGGATCGCGCGAGAGATCCACGACACGCTGGCGCAGGGGTACGTTGGAGTCTCGCTGCAGCTTGAGATGGTGGGGCGGATGCTAAAGTCCTCGCGCTCCTGGCCGACCGAGCCGGGGCCAATTGAAGGGCTGGTGGAGTCGACAAAGGAGATGGTGAGGAGCAGCCTGGAGGAGGCGCGCCGTTCGATATGGAATCTGCGATCGGCGCAGTCGGACGCCGAGGCAGAGACGCTTCCTGCGCGGCTGGCGGCTACCGTGCGCGGAAAGCAGGAAGGCAGCGCGGCAGCCATCCAGCTGACGGTCACTGGTACGTTCCGGCCGCTGGAGCGGTCTGTGGAGGACGAGATGCTGCGGATTGGGCAGGAGGCGGTCAGCAACGCGGTGCGTCATGCTTCTGCCACCGCTGTGGAGGTCCTGCTGAAGTACGATACGGGATGGTTGCGGCTGAAGGTCTCGGACGACGGCAAGGGATTTTTACCAATTGCCTCGACGCCTCAGGGGCACTACGGACTTCAGGGAATGAAAGAACGCGCTGCTGCGATTGGTGCGAAGCTTAGGATTGAGAGCAGTCCGGGATCTGGGACGTCGATTGAGGCGTCGTTGGCAATCTCTGGCGCGAACACGGCAAACAAGAGAGTGGAGCAAGGATGA